The following are from one region of the Silene latifolia isolate original U9 population chromosome 9, ASM4854445v1, whole genome shotgun sequence genome:
- the LOC141599021 gene encoding chitin elicitor receptor kinase 1-like isoform X1: protein MSILGLEVGFCLFLLKIKLENTLLSRQEARLSGGAISGIAVAVAVAVAAGLVMIVIVYRVCNKKRIARQSLDEPGEKSKTAAGSTRNMGMTVNSSIKFSYKELAQATNNFSMANKIGSGGFGDVYYAELGEQKVAIKKMDMKSSKEFLAELKVLTRVHHLNLVCLIGYCVKEYFFLVYEYIENGNLSEHLHGSGTEPLPWLSRVQIALDSARGLEYIHEHTVPVYIHRDIKPANILIDKNFRAKVADFGLTKLVGKFSEPTRLVGTFGYMAPEYGHYREVTPKADVFAFGIVLYELISAKTAIVKDNDEFGESKPLSSLFEAVLNQHDPNELQRLVDVRLGNDYPLESVYKMARLAKACTQENPELRPSMRSVVVALTAMSTMSSTSADWNVGSFFEDQDRRSKHVSMAVTR, encoded by the exons ATGTCAATATTGGGTCTGGAAGTGGGATTTTGTTTATTCCTGCTAAAG ATAAAACTGGAAAATACCCTCCTCTCGCGTCAAG AAGCAAGGCTTTCCGGTGGAGCTATTTCTGGTATAGCTGTGGCAGTGGCAGTGGCAGTGGCAGCTGGGCTGGTCATGATTGTTATCGTATATCGTGTTTGTAATAAAAAGAGGATTGCTCGTCAAAGTCTTGATGAGCCTGGAGAAAAATCAAAGACTG CTGCAGGTTCTACTAGAAATATGGGAATGACTGTTAACAGTTCAATCAAATTCTCTTATAAAGAGCTTGCGCAAGCGACAAACAATTTCAGCATGGCTAACAAGATTGGGTCAGGTGGTTTTGGTGATGTTTATTATGCAGAGCTGGGCGAACAG AAAGTTGCTATCAAGAAGATGGACATGAAGTCATCAAAAGAATTTCTAGCGGAGTTGAAGGTCTTGACTCGTGTTCATCACTTAAACCTG GTGTGCTTAATTGGATATTGCGTGAAGGAGTATTTCTTCCTTGTGTACGAATATATAGAAAATGGCAACTTAAGTGAACATTTGCATGGTTCTG GAACTGAACCCCTGCCCTGGTTGAGTAGAGTGCAAATTGCCCTTGATTCAGCAAGGGGTCTTGAGTATATTCACGAGCATACAGTTCCGGTGTATATCCATCGTGACATCAAACCAGCCAATATACTGATAGATAAAAACTTTCGTGCAAAG GTCGCGGATTTTGGATTGACCAAGTTAGTTGGAAAGTTTTCTGAACCTACACGCCTTGTAGGTACTTTCGGATACATGGCTCCAGA GTATGGGCATTATCGTGAAGTAACCCCAAAAGCAGATGTTTTTGCATTTGGAATTGTCCTATATGAGCTTATATCAGCTAAGACAGCTATAGTCAAGGACAATGATGAATTCGGTGAATCGAAACCTCTTTCTAGTTTG TTTGAGGCGGTTCTCAATCAGCACGACCCAAACGAACTTCAGCGACTAGTAGACGTGAGGCTTGGAAATGATTACCCTCTAGAGTCAGTTTATAAg ATGGCAAGACTTGCAAAAGCATGTACCCAAGAAAATCCCGAGTTAAGACCGAGCATGAGATCTGTAGTGGTTGCCCTAACGGCTATGTCAACTATGTCGTCCACATCAGCTGACTGGAATGTTGGTTCATTTTTCGAAGATCAAGATCGGAGAAGCAAGCATGTATCAATGGCGGTGACTAGGTGA
- the LOC141599020 gene encoding uncharacterized protein LOC141599020 isoform X1, translating into MRGLRLVSQSLFVAGKWQQQQLRHFNFHEYQASKACCKQVYLREKLSSVNEMSLDRNTMGPVPINIFTGITNEDAAKVVDDGLALKAAAMEQMKKLYSDYTLLELAAKAVNRVAGDNPADVYSNIAKRVHEIMLRDADKDPAIEPNASQAKLLSLNQINPLAETSDNQLVAADANVNFDDNAFRDTSEENPYPHEVFAMATARQLIRNGREAKKRSSRSGALGECPQKLGVCLRVLTRTPKKPNSALRKITKVRLSNKKEVFAFIPGEGHNLQEHSMVLVRGGRVQDLPGVKFKCIRGVKDLLGIPNRKNGRSHYGTKKAK; encoded by the exons ATGAGAGGATTGCGTCTGGTCTCCCAATCTCTTTTTGTCGCTGGTAAATGGCAGCAGCAACAGCTCCGCCACTTCAACTTCCACGAATATCAGGCTAGCAAGGCTTGT TGCAAACAGGTCTATTTGCGCGAAAAGCTGTCATCGGTAAATGAGATGTCCCTTGACCGCAATACTATGGGTCCT GTCCCTATCAACATTTTCACTGGAATTACCAACGAAGATGCTGCAAAGGTCGTTGATGATGGTCTTGCACTGAAGGCAGCTGCCATGGAACAAATGAAGAAGCTGTATAGTGATTACACATTGCTCGAG CTGGCAGCAAAGGCTGTGAATCGTGTTGCAGGGGATAATCCGGCAGATGTGTACTCTAATATTGCAAAAAG AGTCCATGAAATCATGCTTAGAGATGCTGATAAAGATCCCGCTATTGAACCAAATGCATCTCAGGCCAAGCTGCTTTCACTGAATCAG ATAAATCCACTAGCTGAAACTTCTGACAACCAATTAGTGGCCGCTGATGCAAATGTTAACTTTGATGACAATGCTTTTCGCGACACATCAGAGGAGAATCCATATCCACATGAG GTATTTGCAATGGCAACCGCTCGTCAATTAATTCGAAATGGTAGAGAAGCCAAGAAGCGCAGTAGCCGAAGTGGAGCTTTGGGTGAATGTCCTCAGAAGCTAGGCGTCTGCCTGCGCGTTTTAACAAGAACACCGAAAAAGCCTAATTCAGCCCTGCGTAAGATAACCAAAGTACGGCTAAGTAATAAAAAGGAGGTCTTTGCTTTCATTCCTGGGGAAGGACACAATTTACAAGAGCATTCTATGGTTTTGGTCAGGGGTGGTAGAGTGCAAGATTTACCTGGTGTCAAATTCAAGTGCATTCGAGGAGTCAAGGATTTGCTTGGAATTCCCAATCGGAAAAATGGTAGATCACACTATGGTACAAAGAAGGCCAAATAG
- the LOC141600559 gene encoding EP1-like glycoprotein 1, whose product MDGNLKIYAYRQTSEETFWLEVFEVFPYGVFGNKQESDCQLPEKCGNYGICDQSACVSCPTPTGLTLWSEKCMPPKLVGCSGGANVTYYKVEGVEHFTSKYTRGLRPITQSACESKCSVDCKCLGYFYHQETSECWVVTDLKTLTKSTNPQHFGYVKLTN is encoded by the coding sequence ATGGACGGTAATCTAAAGATTTACGCTTATCGTCAAACTAGTGAAGAAACGTTTTGGCTTGAGGTATTCGAGGTATTTCCTTACGGAGTTTTTGGTAATAAACAAGAAAGCGACTGTCAGTTACCTGAAAAGTGTGGGAATTATGGAATTTGCGACCAAAGTGCGTGTGTATCGTGTCCGACCCCTACTGGCCTTACGCTTTGGTCGGAAAAGTGTATGCCTCCGAAGTTGGTTGGGTGCAGTGGCGGGGCCAATGTTACGTATTATAAGGTTGAAGGAGTTGAGCATTTCACTAGTAAGTATACTAGAGGGCTGAGGCCTATTACACAAAGTGCGTGTGAGAGTAAGTGTAGCGTTGATTGTAAATGTCTCGGCTACTTTTATCATCAGGAGACTTCTGAGTGTTGGGTGGTCACCGATCTTAAGACGTTGACTAAGTCAACAAATCCACAACATTTCGGGTATGTCAAGTTGACTAACTAA
- the LOC141599021 gene encoding chitin elicitor receptor kinase 1-like isoform X2, whose product MIVIVYRVCNKKRIARQSLDEPGEKSKTAAGSTRNMGMTVNSSIKFSYKELAQATNNFSMANKIGSGGFGDVYYAELGEQKVAIKKMDMKSSKEFLAELKVLTRVHHLNLVCLIGYCVKEYFFLVYEYIENGNLSEHLHGSGTEPLPWLSRVQIALDSARGLEYIHEHTVPVYIHRDIKPANILIDKNFRAKVADFGLTKLVGKFSEPTRLVGTFGYMAPEYGHYREVTPKADVFAFGIVLYELISAKTAIVKDNDEFGESKPLSSLFEAVLNQHDPNELQRLVDVRLGNDYPLESVYKMARLAKACTQENPELRPSMRSVVVALTAMSTMSSTSADWNVGSFFEDQDRRSKHVSMAVTR is encoded by the exons ATGATTGTTATCGTATATCGTGTTTGTAATAAAAAGAGGATTGCTCGTCAAAGTCTTGATGAGCCTGGAGAAAAATCAAAGACTG CTGCAGGTTCTACTAGAAATATGGGAATGACTGTTAACAGTTCAATCAAATTCTCTTATAAAGAGCTTGCGCAAGCGACAAACAATTTCAGCATGGCTAACAAGATTGGGTCAGGTGGTTTTGGTGATGTTTATTATGCAGAGCTGGGCGAACAG AAAGTTGCTATCAAGAAGATGGACATGAAGTCATCAAAAGAATTTCTAGCGGAGTTGAAGGTCTTGACTCGTGTTCATCACTTAAACCTG GTGTGCTTAATTGGATATTGCGTGAAGGAGTATTTCTTCCTTGTGTACGAATATATAGAAAATGGCAACTTAAGTGAACATTTGCATGGTTCTG GAACTGAACCCCTGCCCTGGTTGAGTAGAGTGCAAATTGCCCTTGATTCAGCAAGGGGTCTTGAGTATATTCACGAGCATACAGTTCCGGTGTATATCCATCGTGACATCAAACCAGCCAATATACTGATAGATAAAAACTTTCGTGCAAAG GTCGCGGATTTTGGATTGACCAAGTTAGTTGGAAAGTTTTCTGAACCTACACGCCTTGTAGGTACTTTCGGATACATGGCTCCAGA GTATGGGCATTATCGTGAAGTAACCCCAAAAGCAGATGTTTTTGCATTTGGAATTGTCCTATATGAGCTTATATCAGCTAAGACAGCTATAGTCAAGGACAATGATGAATTCGGTGAATCGAAACCTCTTTCTAGTTTG TTTGAGGCGGTTCTCAATCAGCACGACCCAAACGAACTTCAGCGACTAGTAGACGTGAGGCTTGGAAATGATTACCCTCTAGAGTCAGTTTATAAg ATGGCAAGACTTGCAAAAGCATGTACCCAAGAAAATCCCGAGTTAAGACCGAGCATGAGATCTGTAGTGGTTGCCCTAACGGCTATGTCAACTATGTCGTCCACATCAGCTGACTGGAATGTTGGTTCATTTTTCGAAGATCAAGATCGGAGAAGCAAGCATGTATCAATGGCGGTGACTAGGTGA
- the LOC141599020 gene encoding uncharacterized protein LOC141599020 isoform X2 → MRGLRLVSQSLFVAGKWQQQQLRHFNFHEYQASKACVYLREKLSSVNEMSLDRNTMGPVPINIFTGITNEDAAKVVDDGLALKAAAMEQMKKLYSDYTLLELAAKAVNRVAGDNPADVYSNIAKRVHEIMLRDADKDPAIEPNASQAKLLSLNQINPLAETSDNQLVAADANVNFDDNAFRDTSEENPYPHEVFAMATARQLIRNGREAKKRSSRSGALGECPQKLGVCLRVLTRTPKKPNSALRKITKVRLSNKKEVFAFIPGEGHNLQEHSMVLVRGGRVQDLPGVKFKCIRGVKDLLGIPNRKNGRSHYGTKKAK, encoded by the exons ATGAGAGGATTGCGTCTGGTCTCCCAATCTCTTTTTGTCGCTGGTAAATGGCAGCAGCAACAGCTCCGCCACTTCAACTTCCACGAATATCAGGCTAGCAAGGCTTGT GTCTATTTGCGCGAAAAGCTGTCATCGGTAAATGAGATGTCCCTTGACCGCAATACTATGGGTCCT GTCCCTATCAACATTTTCACTGGAATTACCAACGAAGATGCTGCAAAGGTCGTTGATGATGGTCTTGCACTGAAGGCAGCTGCCATGGAACAAATGAAGAAGCTGTATAGTGATTACACATTGCTCGAG CTGGCAGCAAAGGCTGTGAATCGTGTTGCAGGGGATAATCCGGCAGATGTGTACTCTAATATTGCAAAAAG AGTCCATGAAATCATGCTTAGAGATGCTGATAAAGATCCCGCTATTGAACCAAATGCATCTCAGGCCAAGCTGCTTTCACTGAATCAG ATAAATCCACTAGCTGAAACTTCTGACAACCAATTAGTGGCCGCTGATGCAAATGTTAACTTTGATGACAATGCTTTTCGCGACACATCAGAGGAGAATCCATATCCACATGAG GTATTTGCAATGGCAACCGCTCGTCAATTAATTCGAAATGGTAGAGAAGCCAAGAAGCGCAGTAGCCGAAGTGGAGCTTTGGGTGAATGTCCTCAGAAGCTAGGCGTCTGCCTGCGCGTTTTAACAAGAACACCGAAAAAGCCTAATTCAGCCCTGCGTAAGATAACCAAAGTACGGCTAAGTAATAAAAAGGAGGTCTTTGCTTTCATTCCTGGGGAAGGACACAATTTACAAGAGCATTCTATGGTTTTGGTCAGGGGTGGTAGAGTGCAAGATTTACCTGGTGTCAAATTCAAGTGCATTCGAGGAGTCAAGGATTTGCTTGGAATTCCCAATCGGAAAAATGGTAGATCACACTATGGTACAAAGAAGGCCAAATAG